From Oncorhynchus mykiss isolate Arlee chromosome 6, USDA_OmykA_1.1, whole genome shotgun sequence, the proteins below share one genomic window:
- the LOC110526639 gene encoding insulin gene enhancer protein ISL-3 isoform X4 codes for MVDIIFNSSFLGDMGDHSKKKSGFAMCVGCGSQIHDQYILRVSPDLEWHAACLKCAECNQYLDETCTCFVRDGKTYCKRDYVRLFGIKCAKCNLGFSSSDLVMRARDNVYHIECFRCSVCSRQLLPGDEFSLRDEELLCRADHSLLMERSSAGSPISPGHIHSNRSLHLAEPVTVRAPHRNHVHKQSEKTTRVRTVLNEKQLHTLRTCYNANPRPDALMKEQLVEMTGLSPRVIRVWFQNKRCKDKKRSILMKQLQQQQHSDKTSLQGLTGTPLVARSPIRHDNTVQGNSVEVQTYQPPWKALSEFALQSDLDQPAFQQLVSFSESGSLGNSSGSDVTSLSSHLPDTPNSMVPSPVET; via the exons ATGGTGGATATTATTTTCAACTCTTCTTTCTTGGGTGATATGGGGGATCATTCCAAAA AGAAGTCCGGATTCGCGATGTGTGTAGGCTGTGGAAGTCAGATACATGACCAGTACATTCTGAGAGTTTCCCCGGACCTGGAGTGGCATGCAGCCTGCCTGAAGTGTGCAGAGTGCAACCAGTACCTGGATGAGACATGCACTTGCTTCGTACGGGACGGAAAAACCTATTGCAAAAGAGATTATGTAAG GTTATTTGGAATAAAATGTGCAAAATGTAACCTGGGATTCAGCAGCAGTGATTTGGTGATGCGAGCCCGGGACAACGTGTACCACATCGAGTGTTTCAGATGTTCCGTGTGCAGCAGGCAGCTCTTGCCGGGGGATGAGTTCTCTCTCCGGGACGAGGAGCTGCTGTGTCGGGCGGACCACAGTTTACTAATGGAGCGGAGCTCTGCCGGAAGCCCAATCAGCCCCGGACATATCCACTCCAACAGATCACTACACTTAGCAG AGCCGGTGACAGTACGGGCACCACACCGAAACCACGTCCACAAGCAGTCAGAGAAGACAACACGAGTGCGAACCGTTTTGAACGAGAAGCAGCTCCACACGTTACGGACCTGCTACAACGCCAATCCGCGGCCAGATGCGCTAATGAAGGAACAACTGGTGGAAATGACCGGCCTCAGCCCAAGGGTTATTCGAGTTTGGTTCCAGAATAAAAGATGCAAAGACAAAAAGAGATCTATTCTCATGAAGCAACTTCAGCAGCAGCAACACAGTGATAAGACT AGTCTACAGGGGCTCACAGGTACGCCTCTGGTTGCCAGAAGCCCTATCAGACACGACAACACGGTGCAGGGTAACTCGGTGGAGGTGCAGACCTACCAGCCTCCCTGGAAGGCCCTCAGCGAGTTCGCCCTGCAGAGTGATCTGGACCAGCCGGCCTTTCAACAACTg GTGTCTTTCTCGGAATCGGGTTCATTGGGAAACTCCTCCGGCAGCGACGTGACTTCTCTGTCATCGCACTTACCCGACACCCCGAACAGCATGGTACCCAGTCCCGTGGAGACGTGA
- the LOC110526639 gene encoding insulin gene enhancer protein ISL-3 isoform X3, with translation MVDIIFNSSFLGDMGDHSKKKSGFAMCVGCGSQIHDQYILRVSPDLEWHAACLKCAECNQYLDETCTCFVRDGKTYCKRDYVRLFGIKCAKCNLGFSSSDLVMRARDNVYHIECFRCSVCSRQLLPGDEFSLRDEELLCRADHSLLMERSSAGSPISPGHIHSNRSLHLAAEPVTVRAPHRNHVHKQSEKTTRVRTVLNEKQLHTLRTCYNANPRPDALMKEQLVEMTGLSPRVIRVWFQNKRCKDKKRSILMKQLQQQQHSDKTSLQGLTGTPLVARSPIRHDNTVQGNSVEVQTYQPPWKALSEFALQSDLDQPAFQQLVSFSESGSLGNSSGSDVTSLSSHLPDTPNSMVPSPVET, from the exons ATGGTGGATATTATTTTCAACTCTTCTTTCTTGGGTGATATGGGGGATCATTCCAAAA AGAAGTCCGGATTCGCGATGTGTGTAGGCTGTGGAAGTCAGATACATGACCAGTACATTCTGAGAGTTTCCCCGGACCTGGAGTGGCATGCAGCCTGCCTGAAGTGTGCAGAGTGCAACCAGTACCTGGATGAGACATGCACTTGCTTCGTACGGGACGGAAAAACCTATTGCAAAAGAGATTATGTAAG GTTATTTGGAATAAAATGTGCAAAATGTAACCTGGGATTCAGCAGCAGTGATTTGGTGATGCGAGCCCGGGACAACGTGTACCACATCGAGTGTTTCAGATGTTCCGTGTGCAGCAGGCAGCTCTTGCCGGGGGATGAGTTCTCTCTCCGGGACGAGGAGCTGCTGTGTCGGGCGGACCACAGTTTACTAATGGAGCGGAGCTCTGCCGGAAGCCCAATCAGCCCCGGACATATCCACTCCAACAGATCACTACACTTAGCAG CAGAGCCGGTGACAGTACGGGCACCACACCGAAACCACGTCCACAAGCAGTCAGAGAAGACAACACGAGTGCGAACCGTTTTGAACGAGAAGCAGCTCCACACGTTACGGACCTGCTACAACGCCAATCCGCGGCCAGATGCGCTAATGAAGGAACAACTGGTGGAAATGACCGGCCTCAGCCCAAGGGTTATTCGAGTTTGGTTCCAGAATAAAAGATGCAAAGACAAAAAGAGATCTATTCTCATGAAGCAACTTCAGCAGCAGCAACACAGTGATAAGACT AGTCTACAGGGGCTCACAGGTACGCCTCTGGTTGCCAGAAGCCCTATCAGACACGACAACACGGTGCAGGGTAACTCGGTGGAGGTGCAGACCTACCAGCCTCCCTGGAAGGCCCTCAGCGAGTTCGCCCTGCAGAGTGATCTGGACCAGCCGGCCTTTCAACAACTg GTGTCTTTCTCGGAATCGGGTTCATTGGGAAACTCCTCCGGCAGCGACGTGACTTCTCTGTCATCGCACTTACCCGACACCCCGAACAGCATGGTACCCAGTCCCGTGGAGACGTGA
- the LOC110526639 gene encoding insulin gene enhancer protein ISL-3 isoform X1: MVDIIFNSSFLGDMGDHSKKKSGFAMCVGCGSQIHDQYILRVSPDLEWHAACLKCAECNQYLDETCTCFVRDGKTYCKRDYVRLFGIKCAKCNLGFSSSDLVMRARDNVYHIECFRCSVCSRQLLPGDEFSLRDEELLCRADHSLLMERSSAGSPISPGHIHSNRSLHLAAEPVTVRAPHRNHVHKQSEKTTRVRTVLNEKQLHTLRTCYNANPRPDALMKEQLVEMTGLSPRVIRVWFQNKRCKDKKRSILMKQLQQQQHSDKTVSIFSLQGLTGTPLVARSPIRHDNTVQGNSVEVQTYQPPWKALSEFALQSDLDQPAFQQLVSFSESGSLGNSSGSDVTSLSSHLPDTPNSMVPSPVET, from the exons ATGGTGGATATTATTTTCAACTCTTCTTTCTTGGGTGATATGGGGGATCATTCCAAAA AGAAGTCCGGATTCGCGATGTGTGTAGGCTGTGGAAGTCAGATACATGACCAGTACATTCTGAGAGTTTCCCCGGACCTGGAGTGGCATGCAGCCTGCCTGAAGTGTGCAGAGTGCAACCAGTACCTGGATGAGACATGCACTTGCTTCGTACGGGACGGAAAAACCTATTGCAAAAGAGATTATGTAAG GTTATTTGGAATAAAATGTGCAAAATGTAACCTGGGATTCAGCAGCAGTGATTTGGTGATGCGAGCCCGGGACAACGTGTACCACATCGAGTGTTTCAGATGTTCCGTGTGCAGCAGGCAGCTCTTGCCGGGGGATGAGTTCTCTCTCCGGGACGAGGAGCTGCTGTGTCGGGCGGACCACAGTTTACTAATGGAGCGGAGCTCTGCCGGAAGCCCAATCAGCCCCGGACATATCCACTCCAACAGATCACTACACTTAGCAG CAGAGCCGGTGACAGTACGGGCACCACACCGAAACCACGTCCACAAGCAGTCAGAGAAGACAACACGAGTGCGAACCGTTTTGAACGAGAAGCAGCTCCACACGTTACGGACCTGCTACAACGCCAATCCGCGGCCAGATGCGCTAATGAAGGAACAACTGGTGGAAATGACCGGCCTCAGCCCAAGGGTTATTCGAGTTTGGTTCCAGAATAAAAGATGCAAAGACAAAAAGAGATCTATTCTCATGAAGCAACTTCAGCAGCAGCAACACAGTGATAAGACTGTAAGCATCTTC AGTCTACAGGGGCTCACAGGTACGCCTCTGGTTGCCAGAAGCCCTATCAGACACGACAACACGGTGCAGGGTAACTCGGTGGAGGTGCAGACCTACCAGCCTCCCTGGAAGGCCCTCAGCGAGTTCGCCCTGCAGAGTGATCTGGACCAGCCGGCCTTTCAACAACTg GTGTCTTTCTCGGAATCGGGTTCATTGGGAAACTCCTCCGGCAGCGACGTGACTTCTCTGTCATCGCACTTACCCGACACCCCGAACAGCATGGTACCCAGTCCCGTGGAGACGTGA
- the LOC110526639 gene encoding insulin gene enhancer protein ISL-3 isoform X2 produces the protein MVDIIFNSSFLGDMGDHSKKKSGFAMCVGCGSQIHDQYILRVSPDLEWHAACLKCAECNQYLDETCTCFVRDGKTYCKRDYVRLFGIKCAKCNLGFSSSDLVMRARDNVYHIECFRCSVCSRQLLPGDEFSLRDEELLCRADHSLLMERSSAGSPISPGHIHSNRSLHLAEPVTVRAPHRNHVHKQSEKTTRVRTVLNEKQLHTLRTCYNANPRPDALMKEQLVEMTGLSPRVIRVWFQNKRCKDKKRSILMKQLQQQQHSDKTVSIFSLQGLTGTPLVARSPIRHDNTVQGNSVEVQTYQPPWKALSEFALQSDLDQPAFQQLVSFSESGSLGNSSGSDVTSLSSHLPDTPNSMVPSPVET, from the exons ATGGTGGATATTATTTTCAACTCTTCTTTCTTGGGTGATATGGGGGATCATTCCAAAA AGAAGTCCGGATTCGCGATGTGTGTAGGCTGTGGAAGTCAGATACATGACCAGTACATTCTGAGAGTTTCCCCGGACCTGGAGTGGCATGCAGCCTGCCTGAAGTGTGCAGAGTGCAACCAGTACCTGGATGAGACATGCACTTGCTTCGTACGGGACGGAAAAACCTATTGCAAAAGAGATTATGTAAG GTTATTTGGAATAAAATGTGCAAAATGTAACCTGGGATTCAGCAGCAGTGATTTGGTGATGCGAGCCCGGGACAACGTGTACCACATCGAGTGTTTCAGATGTTCCGTGTGCAGCAGGCAGCTCTTGCCGGGGGATGAGTTCTCTCTCCGGGACGAGGAGCTGCTGTGTCGGGCGGACCACAGTTTACTAATGGAGCGGAGCTCTGCCGGAAGCCCAATCAGCCCCGGACATATCCACTCCAACAGATCACTACACTTAGCAG AGCCGGTGACAGTACGGGCACCACACCGAAACCACGTCCACAAGCAGTCAGAGAAGACAACACGAGTGCGAACCGTTTTGAACGAGAAGCAGCTCCACACGTTACGGACCTGCTACAACGCCAATCCGCGGCCAGATGCGCTAATGAAGGAACAACTGGTGGAAATGACCGGCCTCAGCCCAAGGGTTATTCGAGTTTGGTTCCAGAATAAAAGATGCAAAGACAAAAAGAGATCTATTCTCATGAAGCAACTTCAGCAGCAGCAACACAGTGATAAGACTGTAAGCATCTTC AGTCTACAGGGGCTCACAGGTACGCCTCTGGTTGCCAGAAGCCCTATCAGACACGACAACACGGTGCAGGGTAACTCGGTGGAGGTGCAGACCTACCAGCCTCCCTGGAAGGCCCTCAGCGAGTTCGCCCTGCAGAGTGATCTGGACCAGCCGGCCTTTCAACAACTg GTGTCTTTCTCGGAATCGGGTTCATTGGGAAACTCCTCCGGCAGCGACGTGACTTCTCTGTCATCGCACTTACCCGACACCCCGAACAGCATGGTACCCAGTCCCGTGGAGACGTGA
- the LOC110526639 gene encoding insulin gene enhancer protein ISL-3 isoform X5: protein MRHALASYGTEKPIAKEIMLFGIKCAKCNLGFSSSDLVMRARDNVYHIECFRCSVCSRQLLPGDEFSLRDEELLCRADHSLLMERSSAGSPISPGHIHSNRSLHLAAEPVTVRAPHRNHVHKQSEKTTRVRTVLNEKQLHTLRTCYNANPRPDALMKEQLVEMTGLSPRVIRVWFQNKRCKDKKRSILMKQLQQQQHSDKTVSIFSLQGLTGTPLVARSPIRHDNTVQGNSVEVQTYQPPWKALSEFALQSDLDQPAFQQLVSFSESGSLGNSSGSDVTSLSSHLPDTPNSMVPSPVET, encoded by the exons ATGAGACATGCACTTGCTTCGTACGGGACGGAAAAACCTATTGCAAAAGAGATTAT GTTATTTGGAATAAAATGTGCAAAATGTAACCTGGGATTCAGCAGCAGTGATTTGGTGATGCGAGCCCGGGACAACGTGTACCACATCGAGTGTTTCAGATGTTCCGTGTGCAGCAGGCAGCTCTTGCCGGGGGATGAGTTCTCTCTCCGGGACGAGGAGCTGCTGTGTCGGGCGGACCACAGTTTACTAATGGAGCGGAGCTCTGCCGGAAGCCCAATCAGCCCCGGACATATCCACTCCAACAGATCACTACACTTAGCAG CAGAGCCGGTGACAGTACGGGCACCACACCGAAACCACGTCCACAAGCAGTCAGAGAAGACAACACGAGTGCGAACCGTTTTGAACGAGAAGCAGCTCCACACGTTACGGACCTGCTACAACGCCAATCCGCGGCCAGATGCGCTAATGAAGGAACAACTGGTGGAAATGACCGGCCTCAGCCCAAGGGTTATTCGAGTTTGGTTCCAGAATAAAAGATGCAAAGACAAAAAGAGATCTATTCTCATGAAGCAACTTCAGCAGCAGCAACACAGTGATAAGACTGTAAGCATCTTC AGTCTACAGGGGCTCACAGGTACGCCTCTGGTTGCCAGAAGCCCTATCAGACACGACAACACGGTGCAGGGTAACTCGGTGGAGGTGCAGACCTACCAGCCTCCCTGGAAGGCCCTCAGCGAGTTCGCCCTGCAGAGTGATCTGGACCAGCCGGCCTTTCAACAACTg GTGTCTTTCTCGGAATCGGGTTCATTGGGAAACTCCTCCGGCAGCGACGTGACTTCTCTGTCATCGCACTTACCCGACACCCCGAACAGCATGGTACCCAGTCCCGTGGAGACGTGA